A genomic region of Chlorobaculum parvum NCIB 8327 contains the following coding sequences:
- a CDS encoding DUF389 domain-containing protein gives MFLKSVLRHLNLRQHAEAPDVVHEAVETDIVFTGARLWVLVSAIILASVGLNMNSTAVIIGAMLISPLMGPINGMGYSLATYDFPLLRRSFKNYSFAVVSSLVASTLYFAITPVSSAHSELLARTSPTIYDVLIALFGGLAGAIALTTKLKGNVVPGVAIATALMPPLCTAGYGLATGHFKFFFGAMYLFAINSVFIGLANAWFARVMRIPLRSTLAEEKKVGIHRLITVVTFVMLVPSLYFGYVLVKKENFMRDATKFIQNVSIFEGDYLLRYDIDAGDRSILLVYGGKPLTAENKTALRKRAIEFDLDEATLTFEQGLVIGDDKAYQAQLYQDKLNQMQETDQLKLEIARLNAVLQRKAQQQDSLRQVSYTGLKLLNEVKPLFPQVTSCLYAEPYLFSDKTGAKAIRQPYVLLSTSKPLRLADRTKVEKWLKARLQNDTLRVVFEGK, from the coding sequence ATGTTCCTGAAGTCAGTGCTCAGACATCTCAATTTACGGCAGCATGCTGAAGCACCCGATGTGGTTCATGAGGCAGTCGAGACCGATATCGTGTTCACCGGAGCGCGTCTTTGGGTGCTGGTTTCGGCGATCATTCTGGCTTCGGTCGGGCTCAACATGAACTCCACCGCGGTGATCATCGGCGCCATGTTGATTTCTCCACTCATGGGGCCGATCAACGGCATGGGCTACAGCCTTGCTACCTACGATTTTCCGCTGCTGCGCCGCTCGTTCAAGAACTATTCGTTTGCGGTTGTTTCGAGCCTTGTGGCTTCGACGCTTTATTTTGCCATCACCCCCGTCTCCAGCGCCCACTCGGAGCTGCTTGCGCGCACCAGCCCGACCATTTACGACGTGCTGATCGCCCTGTTCGGCGGCCTTGCCGGAGCGATTGCCCTGACGACCAAGCTCAAGGGTAACGTGGTGCCGGGCGTGGCGATTGCGACCGCTCTCATGCCGCCGCTCTGCACGGCGGGTTACGGGCTGGCTACGGGCCATTTCAAGTTCTTTTTCGGCGCGATGTACCTGTTCGCCATCAACAGTGTCTTCATCGGCCTTGCCAACGCCTGGTTCGCGCGCGTGATGCGTATTCCGCTTCGAAGCACTCTTGCCGAGGAGAAGAAAGTTGGCATCCACCGCCTCATTACGGTGGTCACTTTTGTGATGCTTGTTCCGAGTCTCTATTTCGGGTATGTGCTTGTCAAGAAGGAGAATTTCATGCGAGATGCCACGAAGTTCATCCAGAACGTCAGCATTTTCGAGGGCGATTACCTTTTGCGTTACGATATCGATGCCGGTGATCGTTCGATCTTGCTCGTTTATGGCGGCAAGCCGCTGACTGCGGAGAACAAGACCGCTTTGCGCAAACGCGCCATCGAGTTCGACCTCGACGAGGCGACCCTGACCTTTGAGCAGGGACTGGTGATCGGTGATGACAAGGCGTATCAGGCTCAGCTGTATCAGGACAAGTTGAATCAGATGCAGGAAACCGATCAGCTGAAGCTTGAAATAGCCCGTCTCAATGCGGTTCTGCAGCGGAAAGCCCAGCAGCAGGACAGCCTTCGCCAGGTCAGCTATACCGGCCTGAAACTTCTCAACGAGGTCAAGCCCTTGTTCCCTCAGGTTACCAGCTGCCTCTACGCTGAACCCTACCTTTTCAGCGACAAGACCGGCGCAAAGGCCATACGGCAGCCCTACGTGCTGCTCTCCACAAGCAAGCCTCTCAGACTTGCCGACCGTACCAAAGTGGAGAAATGGCTCAAAGCCCGTCTCCAGAACGACACGTTGCGCGTGGTGTTCGAGGGGAAGTAG
- a CDS encoding sodium:proton antiporter, with translation MRFLSHPFSLFLLFASVFASAFVPGGELYASAAPAAAHANLPPVWLVSPFVVLLLMIATGPLFYHRFWERHYPKVTVVLGLIVAAYYWLFIHHGTHALSHALQEYISFIALVGSLFIVSGGILIKIDRPGTPVVNVLILIFGEIISNFIGTTGASMLLIRPYLRINEGRLKPFHIVFFIFVVSNIGGALTPIGDPPLFLGFLKGVPFFWVISKVFLPWFISLALLLLVFFILDSRVKESAKKIENASGGISVTGRRSFGYLLIVIISVFLDPAVIKGFPSLQQMFGVPFGIRELIMGAVSIVAYKTANQKALAGNEFNFEPIKEVAFLFIGIFMTMIPALALIEGYAATHAAELSLTRIYWLTGMLSGVLDNAPTYLNFLAGAMGKFGLNIGVVSDVALFAAGTDSPVTGDATSDLYLMAISVASVFFGAMTYLGNAPNFMIKNIAAQTEAEVPNFIEYVYKYSIPILVPIFILIWFLFFNH, from the coding sequence ATGAGGTTTTTGAGTCATCCTTTCAGTTTGTTTTTGTTGTTCGCTTCTGTTTTTGCCAGCGCTTTTGTGCCGGGCGGTGAGTTGTATGCCTCCGCAGCACCGGCGGCGGCGCATGCTAACCTTCCACCGGTCTGGCTTGTTTCCCCCTTCGTAGTTCTGCTTTTGATGATCGCCACCGGCCCATTGTTCTACCACCGGTTCTGGGAGCGGCACTATCCGAAAGTCACCGTCGTTCTAGGGCTGATTGTGGCCGCCTATTACTGGCTGTTCATCCATCACGGAACCCACGCGCTCAGCCATGCCTTGCAGGAGTACATCTCCTTCATCGCGCTTGTCGGCTCGCTGTTCATTGTGTCGGGTGGTATTCTGATCAAGATCGACCGGCCAGGCACGCCAGTGGTCAATGTGCTGATTCTGATCTTCGGCGAGATTATCTCGAATTTCATCGGCACCACGGGTGCTTCCATGCTGCTTATTCGCCCTTATCTGCGCATCAACGAGGGGCGGCTCAAGCCTTTCCATATCGTCTTTTTCATTTTCGTCGTCAGCAATATCGGCGGCGCGCTTACGCCGATCGGTGACCCTCCGCTGTTTCTCGGCTTTCTGAAAGGGGTGCCCTTCTTCTGGGTTATTTCAAAGGTTTTCCTGCCCTGGTTTATTTCGCTTGCCCTGCTGCTGCTGGTGTTTTTTATCCTCGATTCAAGGGTTAAGGAGAGCGCCAAAAAAATCGAGAACGCTTCGGGCGGCATCAGCGTCACCGGCAGGCGCAGCTTCGGTTATCTGTTGATTGTCATTATTTCGGTGTTCCTCGATCCTGCCGTCATCAAGGGATTTCCGAGTCTTCAGCAGATGTTTGGTGTGCCATTCGGCATTCGGGAGCTGATTATGGGTGCGGTGTCGATCGTGGCGTACAAAACTGCCAACCAGAAAGCGCTTGCGGGCAATGAGTTCAACTTCGAGCCGATCAAGGAGGTTGCCTTCCTGTTCATCGGCATTTTCATGACCATGATTCCCGCGCTTGCGCTGATCGAGGGCTATGCGGCCACCCATGCGGCTGAACTTTCGCTGACGAGGATCTACTGGCTGACCGGTATGCTCTCCGGCGTGCTCGACAACGCGCCGACTTACCTGAACTTCCTTGCCGGTGCAATGGGCAAGTTCGGCCTCAACATCGGCGTGGTGAGTGATGTCGCTCTATTTGCCGCCGGAACAGATTCGCCGGTAACCGGGGATGCTACTTCGGATCTGTATCTGATGGCCATATCGGTTGCTTCGGTCTTTTTCGGGGCTATGACCTACCTGGGCAACGCGCCCAATTTCATGATCAAGAACATCGCCGCGCAGACGGAGGCGGAGGTTCCGAATTTTATCGAGTATGTTTACAAGTATTCGATTCCGATTCTGGTGCCTATATTCATCCTTATATGGTTCCTATTCTTCAATCACTGA
- the ablB gene encoding putative beta-lysine N-acetyltransferase gives MTTTPDIIETRFGALLQHGPFSRRIYLMKMGDADPRKLPDQLDALAREHGYTKIFAKLPRGSEGEFVANGYRVEASVPGFYRGETEAMFLARYLDPARAESPEVAEIARIVELASSKPAVEPPPLSAEFTLRACTCDDVAEMAEIYREVFPTYPFPIHDPAWLLETMESHIDYFGVEDAQQGGRLVALASSEMDLDGLNVEMTDFATLPEFRGRNLALHLLAEMEEAMREKGMRTAYTIARAVSPGMNITFAKAGYKFSGTLVNNTNISGGIESMNVWYKKLA, from the coding sequence ATGACCACCACACCCGACATTATCGAAACCCGTTTCGGCGCGCTGTTGCAGCACGGGCCGTTCAGCCGCCGCATTTACCTGATGAAGATGGGTGATGCCGATCCGCGTAAACTTCCGGATCAGCTCGATGCGCTTGCACGAGAGCACGGCTACACCAAGATTTTCGCCAAGCTGCCGAGAGGTTCGGAAGGGGAGTTTGTTGCGAATGGATACCGCGTCGAAGCCTCGGTGCCGGGTTTTTATCGAGGAGAAACGGAGGCGATGTTCCTGGCGCGATACCTCGACCCGGCCCGCGCCGAATCGCCCGAGGTCGCCGAGATCGCCCGCATCGTGGAACTGGCGTCCAGCAAGCCAGCCGTCGAGCCGCCGCCGCTTTCGGCGGAGTTCACGCTCCGGGCCTGCACATGCGACGACGTGGCGGAGATGGCCGAAATCTATCGCGAAGTTTTTCCCACCTATCCGTTTCCGATCCACGATCCGGCATGGTTGCTCGAAACGATGGAGAGCCACATCGACTACTTCGGCGTCGAGGATGCACAACAGGGGGGCCGTCTTGTCGCGCTGGCCTCCTCGGAGATGGACCTCGACGGCCTGAACGTCGAAATGACCGACTTTGCGACGCTTCCTGAATTCCGTGGTCGCAACCTCGCGCTGCACCTGCTCGCCGAAATGGAAGAGGCGATGCGGGAGAAAGGTATGCGCACCGCTTACACCATCGCCCGTGCCGTCTCGCCTGGCATGAATATCACCTTTGCCAAAGCCGGGTATAAATTCAGCGGCACGCTGGTGAACAACACCAACATTTCGGGTGGCATCGAGAGCATGAACGTCTGGTACAAGAAGCTGGCCTGA
- a CDS encoding sodium:solute symporter family protein: MSWIDYLIFAVYMAAILGVGVYHFRRNGDAEDYYVGGRDIAPSHVGLSIVATDVGGGFSIGLGGVGFLMGLSGSWLLFTGLVGAWLSAVLLIPKLKKLDRHHRFMTYPDFLRHRYDSRVAVLAALISGIGYLGFTAAQMLAGAKLASATILQTNPFGMEQVTFSLLVIAVVTVLYTMIGGLKAVIYTDTVQWIVLLAGLILVTIPVTLVKIGGFGALVAALPPSHFSLTAIKPTTFINWMVTIVPIWFVGMTLYQRVYACRNEREAKKAWYIAGLFEYPIMAFTGVFLGMCARVVFPQAEPEQAMPMLISQILPAGVTGIVVAAYFSAIMSTADSCIMAASGNFTNDLLFRFFFRGWEHGRGGLLISMVVTLLIGVGAVLLAVQFTTVLDAILQAYAFMVSGLFIPTLGALFWRRGSSVGALFGMAGGGTLTLLLISKFIALPPEIAALGLDPTLYGILFSAFLYVAGSLLFPQRERSGGASSILES; the protein is encoded by the coding sequence ATGAGCTGGATCGACTACCTGATTTTCGCGGTTTACATGGCCGCGATTCTCGGTGTCGGAGTCTATCATTTCAGGCGTAACGGCGATGCCGAGGATTACTATGTTGGCGGGCGCGACATCGCCCCTTCGCACGTTGGTTTGTCGATCGTGGCGACTGACGTTGGCGGCGGCTTTTCAATCGGGCTCGGCGGCGTTGGCTTTCTGATGGGGCTTTCCGGGAGCTGGCTGCTCTTTACGGGTCTGGTCGGCGCGTGGCTCTCGGCGGTGCTGCTGATTCCGAAGCTGAAAAAGCTCGACCGGCACCACCGCTTCATGACCTATCCTGACTTTCTGCGCCACCGGTACGACAGCCGCGTGGCGGTGCTGGCCGCGCTGATCTCCGGCATCGGCTACCTCGGCTTCACCGCTGCCCAGATGCTTGCCGGCGCCAAGCTCGCCTCGGCTACCATTCTGCAAACCAACCCTTTCGGCATGGAGCAGGTGACCTTTTCACTGCTGGTGATCGCCGTGGTCACGGTGCTCTACACCATGATCGGCGGCTTGAAGGCGGTGATCTACACCGATACGGTGCAGTGGATCGTGCTGCTTGCCGGGCTGATTCTGGTGACCATTCCGGTGACGCTTGTCAAGATCGGTGGGTTCGGCGCGCTCGTTGCGGCGCTGCCTCCGAGCCACTTCAGCCTCACTGCCATCAAGCCGACCACCTTCATCAACTGGATGGTGACCATCGTACCGATCTGGTTCGTGGGCATGACGCTTTACCAGCGGGTGTACGCCTGCCGGAACGAGCGGGAGGCTAAAAAAGCGTGGTACATCGCCGGGCTTTTCGAGTATCCGATCATGGCTTTTACAGGCGTGTTCCTTGGCATGTGCGCCCGCGTGGTGTTCCCGCAGGCCGAGCCTGAGCAGGCGATGCCGATGCTTATCAGCCAGATTCTGCCCGCCGGAGTGACCGGCATCGTGGTGGCGGCCTACTTCTCGGCCATTATGTCCACGGCGGATAGTTGCATCATGGCCGCGTCGGGCAACTTCACCAACGACCTGCTGTTCCGGTTCTTTTTCAGGGGTTGGGAACACGGGCGCGGCGGCCTTCTGATTTCAATGGTCGTGACGCTTCTGATCGGGGTTGGTGCGGTGCTGCTGGCGGTGCAATTCACCACGGTGCTCGACGCCATTTTGCAGGCCTATGCGTTCATGGTTTCGGGGCTCTTCATTCCGACGCTTGGTGCGCTCTTCTGGCGACGCGGTTCCTCAGTTGGCGCGCTATTCGGCATGGCGGGCGGCGGCACGCTGACGTTGCTTCTGATCTCGAAGTTCATCGCGCTGCCACCGGAGATTGCAGCGCTCGGCCTCGATCCGACCCTGTACGGCATTCTGTTTTCGGCGTTTCTCTATGTCGCAGGATCGCTGCTTTTTCCACAACGCGAGCGTTCCGGCGGCGCCTCGTCAATCCTCGAATCATGA
- the kamA gene encoding lysine 2,3-aminomutase produces MTLSLAQKQIIKRIDPETTPSDWSDWRWQMRHSIRDLDTFERLLDITLSDEQRKAFGETVQKFPMSTTPYYLSLINTDDMENDPVFLQSVPSPLELKIMKGDMADPLHEDEDSPAPCVTHRYPDRVLLLVSNTCPMYCRHCTRKRKVGDEDTIPNRAAIQAGIDYIRNTPQVRDVLLSGGDPFLLSDEMLDWILTELRAIEHVEIIRVGTRTPVVLPQRITPELVAILGKHQPVWVNTHFNHPREMTQSARNALARLADVGVPLGNQTVLLSGINDCPRIMKALVHKLVANRVRPYYLYQCDLSEGLSHFRTPVGKGIEILESLIGHTSGFCVPTYVIDAPGGGGKIPVMPNYLISWSTNKVVLRNYEGVITTYKEPDSYEPTFCDRNCTECDLQLNFEDAEQSKAIGVQQLLADHDQTISLIPSSNARHKRRKGEAEEA; encoded by the coding sequence ATGACCTTATCCCTTGCCCAGAAACAGATTATCAAACGAATCGACCCGGAGACGACTCCGTCGGACTGGAGTGACTGGCGGTGGCAGATGCGCCACAGCATCCGTGATCTCGATACCTTTGAGCGCCTTCTGGACATAACCCTTTCCGACGAGCAGCGCAAGGCATTCGGCGAGACGGTACAGAAGTTTCCGATGTCCACCACGCCCTACTACCTCTCGCTCATCAATACCGACGACATGGAGAACGATCCTGTCTTTCTCCAGAGCGTCCCCTCACCCCTCGAACTCAAGATCATGAAAGGCGACATGGCCGATCCGCTCCACGAGGACGAAGACAGCCCGGCTCCCTGCGTGACGCATCGCTACCCCGACCGCGTGCTGCTGCTCGTGAGTAACACTTGCCCGATGTACTGCCGACACTGCACCCGCAAGCGCAAGGTTGGCGACGAGGATACCATTCCCAATCGCGCGGCTATTCAAGCGGGGATCGACTACATCCGCAACACTCCACAAGTGCGCGACGTGCTTCTGAGCGGCGGCGACCCGTTCCTGCTTTCGGATGAAATGCTCGACTGGATCCTCACCGAGCTGCGAGCCATCGAGCACGTCGAGATTATCCGTGTCGGCACCCGCACGCCGGTGGTGTTGCCGCAGCGTATCACGCCAGAGCTGGTGGCGATTCTCGGCAAGCACCAGCCGGTGTGGGTCAACACGCACTTCAACCATCCGCGCGAAATGACCCAGTCGGCGCGTAACGCGCTTGCTCGCCTCGCCGATGTCGGCGTGCCGCTTGGCAACCAGACGGTGCTGCTCTCCGGCATCAACGACTGCCCGCGGATCATGAAGGCGCTGGTGCACAAGCTGGTGGCCAACCGTGTCCGTCCCTACTACCTCTACCAGTGTGACCTCTCCGAGGGGCTGTCGCATTTCCGCACGCCGGTGGGCAAGGGGATCGAGATTCTCGAAAGCCTGATCGGCCACACCAGCGGCTTCTGTGTGCCGACCTACGTCATCGACGCACCGGGCGGCGGCGGCAAGATTCCGGTGATGCCGAACTACCTCATTTCGTGGTCGACCAACAAGGTGGTGCTGCGCAACTACGAGGGTGTCATCACCACCTACAAAGAGCCGGACTCCTACGAGCCGACCTTCTGCGACCGCAATTGCACCGAGTGCGATTTGCAGCTCAACTTCGAGGATGCCGAACAGTCAAAGGCCATCGGCGTGCAGCAGCTTCTTGCGGATCATGACCAGACCATTTCGCTCATTCCATCGTCGAATGCTCGCCATAAAAGGCGGAAGGGGGAGGCCGAAGAGGCATGA
- a CDS encoding MarR family winged helix-turn-helix transcriptional regulator: protein MQQHVYSDRDSAGRSYEALRRIARALDVHSRKLYREYSLTSPQMLCLHTLKREGQHILSALAARLHLSVSTTNGIIDRLEAKGLVLRSRSQQDQRKVFITITPEGEELLDKVPELMRDIYAQAFARLEPEEQASFATMLDRLAGWLDPSGNNQVYHDLIPCPETDYQTNRPGDDSVGLE, encoded by the coding sequence ATGCAGCAGCATGTGTATTCTGACCGCGATTCAGCCGGTCGCAGTTATGAGGCCCTTCGCCGCATTGCGCGGGCGCTCGATGTTCATTCCCGGAAGCTGTACCGGGAGTACAGCCTGACCTCACCCCAGATGTTGTGCCTTCACACCCTGAAGCGTGAGGGTCAGCATATCCTTTCCGCGCTTGCAGCTCGGCTGCATCTCAGCGTGAGCACGACCAACGGCATTATTGACCGTCTCGAAGCCAAGGGGCTGGTGCTGAGGAGCCGCTCGCAACAGGATCAGCGCAAGGTGTTCATCACCATCACGCCTGAGGGGGAGGAGCTGCTCGACAAGGTGCCGGAGCTGATGCGCGACATTTACGCGCAGGCGTTCGCACGGCTCGAGCCCGAGGAGCAGGCATCATTTGCGACAATGCTCGACAGGCTTGCAGGTTGGCTCGATCCTTCCGGTAACAACCAAGTATATCATGACCTTATCCCTTGCCCAGAAACAGATTATCAAACGAATCGACCCGGAGACGACTCCGTCGGACTGGAGTGA
- a CDS encoding DUF481 domain-containing protein → MTLHRSPLLLPLLTLFCLIHAAPAFAAQTITLDNGDRLTGTVERMSDDIVKFKTGYAGTISIEWKKVREIRSDDEPMHVRLTGNGTIPVKSIIRNGDRILLDQQSEPAVNVSQINPDDWETGKAARLSGEIGLSFKLDRGNTHENRSDIATNLEWKKLKHRVRLAGELEYYKTDGTEIQNRWTVGTTYDNHFSKNLYYGASASVKRDRMTDLNLRWTAGPYFGWNIVNNTRTKFSIENGLEYTSEEYLSRSNESFISDAWRMEFSYFIIPGKLELYHRNKGLVSLADAGGLSFDTWSGLKAPIAGGLNTSAELKTSYNGDAPEGTVPWDTTYRLKLGYQW, encoded by the coding sequence ATGACGTTGCATCGTTCTCCCCTGCTTCTTCCGCTCCTCACGCTTTTCTGCCTGATACACGCCGCTCCTGCGTTTGCTGCGCAAACCATCACGCTGGACAACGGCGACCGGCTGACCGGCACCGTCGAGCGCATGAGCGACGACATCGTAAAATTCAAAACCGGCTACGCAGGAACCATCAGCATCGAATGGAAAAAAGTTCGTGAAATCCGCTCCGACGATGAACCGATGCACGTGCGCCTGACCGGCAACGGCACCATTCCGGTCAAATCCATCATCCGGAACGGCGATCGCATTCTGCTCGACCAGCAAAGCGAACCGGCAGTGAATGTCTCCCAAATCAATCCCGACGACTGGGAAACCGGCAAGGCAGCAAGGCTCAGCGGCGAAATCGGCCTCTCCTTCAAACTCGACCGAGGCAACACGCATGAAAATCGGAGCGATATTGCGACGAATCTCGAATGGAAAAAGCTGAAACACCGCGTCAGGCTGGCAGGAGAGCTCGAATACTACAAAACCGACGGCACCGAAATACAGAACCGCTGGACGGTCGGAACGACCTACGACAACCACTTCTCCAAAAATCTCTACTACGGCGCATCGGCCTCGGTCAAGCGCGACCGGATGACCGACCTGAACCTGCGCTGGACGGCTGGCCCCTACTTCGGCTGGAACATCGTCAACAACACCCGCACGAAGTTCAGCATTGAGAACGGTCTCGAATACACCTCCGAGGAGTACCTCTCGCGCAGCAACGAAAGCTTTATTTCCGACGCGTGGAGAATGGAGTTCAGCTATTTTATCATTCCCGGCAAGCTGGAATTGTACCATCGCAACAAAGGCCTCGTCAGCCTCGCCGACGCTGGTGGTTTGTCATTCGATACCTGGAGCGGCCTGAAAGCACCAATCGCCGGAGGGCTCAACACCAGCGCTGAACTGAAAACCTCGTACAACGGCGACGCCCCGGAAGGCACCGTGCCCTGGGACACAACCTACCGCCTGAAGCTGGGATACCAGTGGTAA
- a CDS encoding dicarboxylate/amino acid:cation symporter, with product MQQSPVKKSNHNNRLLIGIITGIVAGALLGGFWPEGGLTVKFVGDLFIRFLMMIVMPLIIAAMVSGIARLGDVRKLGSLGTRTLGYYIGTTALSVFTGILLVLWIQPGKAGLENSKASITQANVQYRIEGNTVRIDSAALPDSDLTTSTLHLLDRNLSASIDSTRQSGDTIVITTSGWKRRAEAVTPENGEGKGIRLDRQPDKRFMQEKRAIGDILKEVVSGLVPSNIFKAMANNEILPVITFSLLLGAALSMTGEAGRTAILFFNSLNEAMMKIIHLGMYVAPVGIGALIAGRLSEAGGFSGFWPELQQLGKYAATVIGGLAIHSLVTLPLLLKFFGKRSPSGYAVRTFPALLTAFSTASSSATLPLTIECAEENNGISKRTAGFVLPLGATVNMDGTALYEAVAVIFIAQMNGITLGTPELVVVFLTATLAAIGAAGIPEAGLVTMVLVLKAVNLPVEGIALILAIDWFLDRCRTTVNVWGDSVGAGIIDRKVKR from the coding sequence ATGCAGCAGTCACCAGTCAAAAAGAGCAACCACAACAACAGACTCCTTATCGGGATTATTACCGGCATCGTGGCGGGGGCGCTGCTCGGCGGCTTCTGGCCGGAAGGCGGCCTCACGGTAAAATTTGTTGGCGACCTGTTCATCCGGTTCCTGATGATGATTGTCATGCCGCTCATCATCGCAGCGATGGTCAGCGGCATCGCGCGGCTCGGCGACGTCCGCAAGCTTGGCTCGCTCGGCACGCGGACGCTCGGCTACTACATCGGCACCACGGCGCTGTCGGTCTTCACCGGCATTCTACTGGTGCTCTGGATTCAACCGGGCAAAGCTGGACTGGAGAACTCGAAGGCTTCGATCACGCAGGCCAACGTCCAGTACCGCATCGAAGGCAACACCGTCCGGATAGACTCGGCGGCGCTTCCGGACAGCGATCTGACGACCTCGACCCTGCACCTGCTCGACCGGAACCTCTCGGCCTCGATCGACTCGACTCGGCAATCCGGCGACACGATTGTCATCACGACATCCGGATGGAAACGGCGGGCTGAAGCAGTGACGCCGGAGAACGGCGAGGGAAAAGGCATCCGACTCGACCGACAGCCTGACAAGCGTTTCATGCAGGAGAAGCGAGCCATCGGTGACATTCTCAAGGAAGTCGTGAGCGGCCTCGTGCCGTCGAACATCTTCAAGGCGATGGCGAACAACGAAATCCTGCCGGTCATCACCTTTTCGCTGCTGCTCGGCGCAGCGCTCTCCATGACCGGCGAGGCGGGCCGCACGGCCATCCTGTTTTTCAACAGCCTCAACGAGGCGATGATGAAGATCATCCACCTCGGGATGTACGTCGCGCCGGTGGGCATCGGGGCGCTGATCGCCGGGCGACTCAGCGAAGCGGGCGGCTTCAGCGGCTTCTGGCCGGAGCTGCAACAGCTCGGCAAGTACGCCGCGACGGTCATCGGCGGCCTCGCGATCCACAGCCTCGTCACGCTGCCGCTGCTCCTGAAATTCTTCGGCAAACGCTCGCCGTCGGGCTACGCCGTCCGAACCTTCCCCGCGCTGCTCACCGCCTTTTCGACCGCGTCGAGTTCAGCCACCCTGCCGCTCACCATCGAGTGCGCCGAGGAGAACAACGGCATCTCAAAACGCACCGCCGGATTCGTGCTGCCGCTCGGCGCAACGGTCAACATGGACGGCACCGCACTCTACGAAGCGGTTGCGGTGATCTTCATCGCGCAGATGAATGGCATCACGCTCGGCACGCCGGAGCTCGTCGTCGTCTTCCTCACGGCGACGCTCGCCGCCATCGGTGCGGCAGGCATTCCCGAAGCGGGGCTGGTGACGATGGTGCTGGTGCTCAAAGCGGTGAACCTCCCAGTCGAAGGCATTGCGCTGATCTTGGCCATCGACTGGTTCCTCGACCGCTGCCGAACCACCGTCAACGTCTGGGGCGACAGCGTCGGTGCGGGTATTATCGACCGGAAGGTGAAGAGGTAG